In Candidatus Electrothrix scaldis, the genomic window CCAGACTGCTCTTTTCATTCCGGCCTCAGGTTTCAGAAATTCTGAGCTTCAACAAGCGCCCAACCCCTTTCCTTCACCTCTCCAACCGATGAACTTGAAAAAAACCTTTTCCAAAACATCAAAACCGAAAAAACGACAACCGTTCTTCGGCTCGCTCTCCTCCGAGCAAGCAAAGTTTCTTAATCTTGTACAATTTCTTTCAATCTCGAACAAACAATTCCGCACATTGCATAATACATCCAAAAACAGGCAGTACCATCGTCGCCCTAAACTGCAATGTACAATTTCCTACACTCCTTGTACAGTTTTTTTTACGCAAAAAAGTTTTTTTTCCTTTTTTACCTTAATCCAATCCTAACAAACTACGACTTTATCGTCGATACAATAAAAAAATATAATAAATTTTCAGTTAATTATCAACAACAATCCACTCAAAGAAAAACAGTATTTTTTTAAGAGAAAAATTTTCTATTAACCTTACAGCGTAGCACTTTTCTAGTTTTACAAGTAATTCTTATCAAGAAAAATTATTTTTCATTCTCACAGAAAGCATTTCCTTTGTCAACTTATTGACAAGTTCATAATTTCCCCTCTGCTCAGCCGCAAAAATCTGCTGCTGCAAGGCCTCCCCTTCCCTTTTCCGCTGCGTCATCTTCAACCACAAAAGAAGCTCATCGCAAAAGGCACGCCCTTCCTCTTCGCTTTCCCCGCCTAAATGATTACCTCCATCTTTACTGAGCAGCTCAGCAATATATTGACGCTCAGCTCTGGATGTGACAACCGAAAGGAGTTGCTCCGCAACAAAGGCCCCATCTGCACTTTTTGCCGCAATCTGTTCCATTGCCTCAATTAAACCAAGAAGAGGAGAAGGCCCAAGGGATTCTTTCAAGCCACCAGCAAGGAGATCTGAAAAGAACTCAGGGTACAGCAAAAGGAAGTCCAACAGCTGTTGTTGCCTTTTCGGAAGATCATATAATGAAGCACTCCCCTGTTCCGGCTCCATAGGAGAGGAGTACCCCTCCCAGTCCTCATGAAACTCTGGCGCTAAATCGGGTGGTAAACCCTGATGATCCCAGTCCGAATCTAAGGGAATTCCCGGACCAGGACCTGTCTCCCATTGAGGGGCAACAAACTGATCCGAAGTGGTACCAGCCTCTTGCTCAATTAAAAAACGCTCAGGGGACACCCCTAATTGCTCACTGAAATGAGCAGCCATCAGCTCGCGCTGCTCCTCATCAAGAGCACTCTTCATCAGCTCTGCCAATTCAGCTATAATCCGATTTTTACCGGACAGCGTAAGCCCGTGTTCTTCTTTGAGCGCAGAAAAAATAAACTCAGCAAGAGGAGCCGCGTTTTCAATCAGGTTCTGCACTGCGGCAGCACCCTTTTCCCGGATTAAGGTATCCGGGTCGTGCCCCTGCGGCAACAAGGCCACCCGGCCTTCCACCTGCTCACTCAGAAAAAAAGGGATGGTTCGGCGAGCCGCCCGAAGGCCAGCAGAGTCTCCGTCAAAGAACAATACGACCTCGTCGCAGTAGCGACGCAGGGATTTGATATGCTCTTGGGTCAGAGCAGTACCGAGGGGCGCAACCACATTATCAATCCCATGAATCGCTAAAAGGAGAAGGTCAAAATTCCCCTCTACAACGATTGCGCGGCGGGAAGTACGAATCGCCTGACGATGTTGATACAAGCCGAAGAGCAGGTTGCTTTTCGTAAACACCATGCTCTCGGGTGAGTTCATATACTTGGGCTTGCCCTCTCCCAGAATACGCCCGCCAAAGGCCACGGCCCGCCCGCTCAGATTATAGATGGGAAACAGGACACGGTCCCGGAAACGATCATAATACCGGCCCTGAGCCTTATGCACAGCAAGCCCAGCCTGTTCTATATCGCTTACTGGGAAGTTCTTTTTTTGCAGGCGGGAGATAAGAAATTGCCAGCCCGCCCTCTCAGGAGATGGCGCATAGCCCAATTGATATTTTTCCACCGCATCCTGAGGCACACCTCGCTCATGGAGATACTTACGGGCAGCCTGCGCGAGCTCTGAAGAGACAAGGGTCTTATGAAAAACATGAAGGGCCTCCTGATTCACACGATAGAGCTGCTCACGTTGCCGTATCCGTTCCCGTTGGGACTCGCTCAGGTTGGCCTCAGGGAGATCAATTTGATAGCGCCGAGCCAAGTCTTTCAGCGCCTCTGGAAAGGTCATATGATGATACTTCATCATAAAAGAGAAGACATCACCGGACTCATGACAGCCGAAGCAATGGAAAAACTGCCGTTGCGGATTAACGGAAAAAGAGGATGTTTTTTCCCCGTGAAAAGGGCAGAGACCGGTAAAGCCTGTCCCTGTTTTTTTCAGGCGCACATGTTCCCCAATCACCTGCACAATATCCGCAGCCTCACGGACCCTGTTTTTCACCTCTTCCCAGGCTCCTTTATTCGACATCACAACCTTTTCCTTTTTTTCTTGCGTATTTTCTACGCATTCGCTTAACAGTGAAAGGGCAGGCTCTAGCAAAAACCAAGAAACTCTCTCTTCCTTCGGGATATATTTAAAAATATAATCATCCACAGGGGATATGTCGACATCTGCTCGCCGTTTTCTGCTCTTTCTTACCCAAAAAACAACGTTCCCTCGGACGTGAGGTATTCTCCCCTTGTACCAGAAGGGAATTCCTTAGGTGAGAAAGAGCTACAGCTTCGTTTACATTATATTTATTAGAAAGAAGTGGGAAGGGAAAGCTTCAAAACCGCACTCAGCACACCATCAACAACCTGAGCCATACGCTGATAATCAAGGGTGTCTGGTGTATCGCTGGCCGTGTGATAGTTATGATTGCGCAGAAAAGCAGTGTCTGTGATCATCACAGCAGGGTAGCCATGATGCCAATAATTGCGATGGTCGGAAAGATCCATACCAAAGAGAACAGGGCCGGAGTAACTGACTGTCTGGAGATCCGATGCCCCTTGAAAGCAGCGCTTAACTGTTCTTACCAGGTACCGCTCCTGCCAACGGCCCACAA contains:
- the dnaG gene encoding DNA primase, which codes for MSNKGAWEEVKNRVREAADIVQVIGEHVRLKKTGTGFTGLCPFHGEKTSSFSVNPQRQFFHCFGCHESGDVFSFMMKYHHMTFPEALKDLARRYQIDLPEANLSESQRERIRQREQLYRVNQEALHVFHKTLVSSELAQAARKYLHERGVPQDAVEKYQLGYAPSPERAGWQFLISRLQKKNFPVSDIEQAGLAVHKAQGRYYDRFRDRVLFPIYNLSGRAVAFGGRILGEGKPKYMNSPESMVFTKSNLLFGLYQHRQAIRTSRRAIVVEGNFDLLLLAIHGIDNVVAPLGTALTQEHIKSLRRYCDEVVLFFDGDSAGLRAARRTIPFFLSEQVEGRVALLPQGHDPDTLIREKGAAAVQNLIENAAPLAEFIFSALKEEHGLTLSGKNRIIAELAELMKSALDEEQRELMAAHFSEQLGVSPERFLIEQEAGTTSDQFVAPQWETGPGPGIPLDSDWDHQGLPPDLAPEFHEDWEGYSSPMEPEQGSASLYDLPKRQQQLLDFLLLYPEFFSDLLAGGLKESLGPSPLLGLIEAMEQIAAKSADGAFVAEQLLSVVTSRAERQYIAELLSKDGGNHLGGESEEEGRAFCDELLLWLKMTQRKREGEALQQQIFAAEQRGNYELVNKLTKEMLSVRMKNNFS